From a single Osmerus mordax isolate fOsmMor3 chromosome 14, fOsmMor3.pri, whole genome shotgun sequence genomic region:
- the LOC136956512 gene encoding TBC1 domain family member 2A-like isoform X8 gives MALPKKDGDTSQMDPSKQSSEPPTATLCGYLHKLSGPLKVWRSLWFTYEEEQCILVYYRTAQDANPLGCIDLSNAILGDLPHAEDGTFFIQTPERTFTLKAVNSEAMIYWLKQLQLKRWHFGNTGSVKQGTGKTSGHHALRRYATLSDVPLRHPPIGSHQGNFRRSRSSQELSQVLNWEELCDPVLSLKDLQASPLHKSLPKMYGSPSEPLPIQAVHAVQGVEVPTTQSSSPINKGATQSAFEKTTIPQQEVAADTSRLQQEVLSLAGEVKAQKELVTLLQKALKVAKHEKQLGTTEAAGDAETTQQWAPGEYHAVHPYDRQGVPMPHYSAETQEHLRLLVERNRAERETVVRLSQEVAACLADPNGRGPLHGWSVTDTNEQLRQENRKLKDDIEAYKIQNTYLNSEVYQLTKVWRQSAEQEKSLTIKCAHLETNVFRMESRFLVVLLKLQEGRSLERHREAITTLVTDALRENGRDVLELSPSREYDEYGFRITPEIQVEDLKLLARLQALGVRTHNSPSPPQQAEEEEGCEEPLMGRWAQHFDGRRSGGLVASPKLKGLLRKGVPRGYRRRVWRWVVWTRTRSLRERHPQRYHQLCLRSRAAMHPASRQIRLDLEVTLRGNRHFSSPAKPALQQLHRILMAFSWHNPTVGYCQGLNRLAAVALLVLQNEEDAFWCLVAVVETIMPQDFYSKNQTACQVDLHVLKDFLAEKMPKLMAHFQGHGVDISLVTSDWFLAAFVERLAGDVLLRVWDSFLYEGTKTIIDGRSGS, from the exons ATGGCCTTACCCAAGAAAGACGGGGACACCTCGCAAATGGACCCCAGCAAGCAGAGCTCAGAGCCACCCACTGCCACTCTATGCGGCTACCTGCACAAACTAAGCGGCCCCCTCAAGGTGTGGCGATCTCTGTGGTTCACGTACGAGGAGGAGCAATGCATTCTGGTCTACTACAGGACTGCCCAGGATGCCAACCCTTTGGGCTGCATCGACCTCTCCAACGCCATCCTGGGCGACCTGCCACACGCTGAAGATGGGACCTTCTTCATCCAGACTCCTGAGCGTACCTTCACACTCAAG gcGGTGAATAGTGAAGCTATGATATACTGGCTGAAGCAGCTTCAGCTGAAGAGGTGGCACTTTGGGAATACTGGGTCTGTCAAGCAGGGGACAGGAAAGACTAGCGGTCACCATGCCTTGCGACGCTACGCCACTCTGAGTGACGTCCCTCTCAGACATCCTCCCATAGGGAGTca TCAAGGGAACTTCCGTCGAAGCAGATCCTCCCAGGAGCTCAGCCAGGTCCTCAACTGGGAAGAACTTTGTGACCCTGTTCTATCACTCAAAGACCTCCAAGCTTCTCCACTTCACAAATCCT TACCAAAAATGTATGGCAGCCCTTCTGAACCACTGCCTATCCAAGCAGTCCACGCTGTGCAAGGAGTGGAGGTACCAACAACACAGTCAAGTTCTCCAATCAACAAAGGCGCCACTCAGTCAGCTTTTGAAAAGACTACAATACCCCAACAAGAAGTTGCTGCAGATACTTCACGCCTCCAGCAGGAAGTGCTTAGTCTGGCAGGCGAGGTCAAAGCCCAGAAG GAACTAGTCACCCTTTTACAGAAGGCTTTAAAGGTGGCCAAACATGAGAAACAGCTTGGAACCACGGAGGCAGCAGGTGATGCAGAGACAACACAGCAATGGGCTCCAGGCGAGTATCACGCTGTTCATCCCTACGACCGACAGGGTGTGCCAATGCCTCACTACAGCGCAGAGACTCAGGAGCACCTGCGCTTGCTGGTGGAGAGGAAccgggctgagagagagacggttgtTCGTTTGTCCCAAGAGGTGGCGGCCTGTCTAGCTGACCCCAACGGAAGAGGCCCTCTCCACGGCTGGTCTGTCACTGACACCAACGAGCAACTGAGACAGGAGAATAGGAAACTGAAG GATGACATAGAGGCCTACAAGATACAGAACACTTATCTGAACTCAGAGGTCTACCAGCTTACCAAAGTATGGAGGCAGAGTGCAGAACAGGAGAAAAGCCTGACGATAAAG TGTGCTCATCTAGAGACCAACGTGTTCAGAATGGAGAGCAGGTTCCTGGTGGTGCTCCTCAAGCTGCAGGAGGGCCGAAGTCTGGAGAGACATCGCGAGGCTATCACTACCCTGGTCACTGATGCACTACGGGAAAACGGACGGGACGTTCTGGAACTAAGcccgtccag ggaGTATGATGAGTATGGTTTCAGAATCACCCCTGAAATCCAGGTGGAAGATCTAAAGCTGCTAGCCAGGCTGCAGGCCCTGGGCGTCCGCACCCACAACTCCCCGTCACCACCCCAgcaagcagaggaagaggaggggtgtgaaGAGCCTCTTATGGGGCGCTGGGCTCAGCACTTTGACGGGCGTCGTTCCGGAGGCCTGGTTGCCTCTCCTAAATTGAAGGGTTTGCTTCGGAAGGGCGTCCCTCGCGGATACCGGCGCCGGGTTTGGCGGTGGGTGGTTTGGACTCGTACACGGTCCCTGAGGGAACGCCACCCACAACGCTATCACCAGCTGTGTCTGAGGAGCCGGGCTGCCATGCACCCAGCATCACGTCAGATCCGACTGGACCTTGAGGTCACTCTGAGGGGGAACCGCCACTTCTCGTCCCCTGCCAAGCCTGCCctccagcagctccacaggatcCTGATGGCATTTTCCTGGCACAACCCCACAGTTGGCTACTGCCAAGGCCTCAACAG ACTGGCGGCAGTAGCCCTTCTAGTCCTGCAAAATGAGGAGGATGCTTTTTGGTGTCTGGTGGCCGTGGTCGAGACCATAATGCCTCAGGACTTCTACAGCAAGAACCAAACGGCATGCCAG GTGGATCTGCATGTTCTGAAGGATTTCTTAGCAGAGAAGATGCCAAAACTGATGGCCCATTTCCAGGGTCATGGAGTGGACATCTCCTTGGTCACCTCAGACTGGTTCCTTGCTGCATTTGTGGAAAGGCTAGCTGGGGACGTCCTGCTCAGAGTGTGGGACTCCTTCCTGTATGAAGGCACCAAG ACCATCATAGATGGCAGGTCAG GAAGTTGA